In Gadus chalcogrammus isolate NIFS_2021 chromosome 13, NIFS_Gcha_1.0, whole genome shotgun sequence, the genomic stretch CTACGGTTAAACTACAAATAAATCATAATTGATGGCGGAAAGCTTAACATCTATTGAATCCTTTTCCTTGAACTAATGATGTCGAATCCACAAACTACCATTGTTGAGTGGAACTTGTGGTGGGACGCAGTACTGCTAACAGCGATCAGCTACAGGATACGCTCCACTCAGCATTCGTTATGGGAAGGCACATGTTAAGGTGGATGACAGGAGATATTCCAGAAGCATGCATACAATCAATATTCATCAGCTCTGCACACATACTCTGTTTTCCACAATTAATATCAATAATTAATATGAATTATAATTGTACAACATCATTTCTGAATAAATTGTCTTCATAATAAAGCCCAACAATAGATGTTCATATTCAACCATTTGGCATGTCCATATAAggtgttttctttctttacagCGGAAGGAAGTGAGGAACAGGAATCGGGTATCACTCATGCATTACCGCACCATCTGTGATGGGACTCCTCTGAAGACTTGTTCTTCAGTCCtgctccatcacacacacagaggccctgCTCCAGGTCTAGTCTCCAGCTTCACCTGGAGCCTCCACCTgcactcacccctctctctcctccccctgcactcacccctctctcctccacctcccctcacccctcttcctctcctccacctgtcctcacccctctctcctccacctgcactgcacccctcttcctctcctccacctcccctcacccctcttcctctcctccacctgtcctcacccctcttcctctcctccacctcccctcacccctcttctccacctcccctcaccccacttcctctcctccacctgtcctacccctcttcctctcctccacctacactcacccctcttcctctcctccacctgtcctacccctcttcctctcctccacctacactcacctctcttcctctcctccacctgtcctcacccctcttcctctcctccacctcccctcacccctcttcctctcctccacctgtcctacccctcttcctctcctccacctacactcacctctcttcctctcctccacctcccctcacccctcttctccacctcccctcacccctcttcctctcctccacctgtcctacccctcttcctctcctccacctacactcacctctcttcctctcctccacctgccaTCACCACTCTCTCTAACTGCATTATGTTGGCCCTTACtcacctgctcacacacactttgctaGGGGACATACATTGTATACACACTTTTTGACGCAAGCGtatatgttttaatgtttatctTTCATGTTTCAAAGTGATCCTACCTATCTCGTTAATAACGGTCATGGATCAGAGCTCTGCATCGGAGCATTCAGACTCAGTTAGTATCAAGAGTTCAAAAGTGCTATTGGCCATGCTGAAAAGTGTCTTTTACACAGGCAATTAGTACATCTgacagcacactcacacaactctTCTCCAGGACCCCTTGTTCCCACAGACACACGATGTAGGCAGGCCTTCTTTTCAGTCCGGGCCAGGGCGTTTGGGCCGGAAGCTCTCAGTCCTCCTAATGAACTAAAGCTGGCCTCCGGCTCACGGTTACATCATCAGTGGGAGGCTGGGGGTCATTTCCCCAGCGCGGCTGCAGGTCAGattaagtgtgtgagtgaaggCATGGTTTAGTGAGTCTAGGGGGGGGCCGAGAGGCCCTGTGGGCCCCAGGGCCTGGTAGTCTCCACCAGGAACCACCACGTGTCCATCACACGCCTTGTGTCCTGAAACCTCTCCCGCCCAAGATCTGTGTGCAGCAGGTTTATCATTTTACATCATTTTCTCGTCTTTACTATGAAAAGATGTCCGTCTCAGCTTCTCCTTGACCTTGACAAACTCGGGGGCTTTCTCCATGTCCTCCTGATCTTTCTCCTGCTGCCTCTCCAGCTGGGTTCAGAAGGGGAAAAGAGCGGATTCATGTGGTTTGTTTGTTATGTctcttaaagagcccatgccattaaaatcacatttttcctattgtttgttaaataacataggtctgaataagtttgtgagctgtggtaagtttgaaatctatgcagtttgtctgctgaatgcaataggcaatgaaaggaaaaaggcagaagaaatgagccgatctggataaggtgacactgtgacgtagcgttgtcaaattattattcatggccctgcccacttggttggttcgtaaccacccacaagaattctgaaggagtcgtgattgagctagtgctaaatgctaatacgtgtacggtagttgcttagttcgtagtaacaggctagttacagaattttgaatgcaatggcagaacgacatcgaactacatgaactgcgacatgctgcctgtcgccggttgccgcgaggcaccaccgccgcgaagcaccaccgcccggcagcgggcagccgggcggtggtgcctcgcgccggcagcaggcagcgcacggttctgtctactacagattgatgtggaagtggaagaaccagagacgtcggagaacccgacgaagtcctttgtgattcattatatcgtctggacgtgcacacagcttttggccgtgattatatgtattatttgatatagatatctatgtattatatgatattatttagatatagagctccaggactgtaacgcaagtgttgtacacttccttgttatttggataaccgttctgctgttggtgtgatggcgcataacacgtcggactctcgtctatggtatttctacaactagacccgtagtgggggttatctcagccatggttgagaatgaattgggggaaaggaactttggctttgactccctgaagtcatgaaccacgacatggaggagaaagggattgttgaccgcggccgtctcccgccggagcctcgctgccgatcaggatgcggtgattagcactgactgctgccgaggcggcgggaagcagggctcaagcgggatacattcgatccctttctcctccatgtcgtggttcatgtagcctacttcagggagtcaaagccaaagttcctttcccccaattcattctcaaccatggctgagataacccccactacgagtctcgttgtagaaataccagagacgagagtccgacgtgttatgcgccatcacaccaacagcagaacggttatccaaataacaaggaagtgtacaacatttgcgttacagtcctggagctctgctctatatctaaataatatcatataatacatagatatctatatcaaataatacatattatcacggccaaaagctgtgtgcgcgtccagacgatatactgaatcacaaaggacttcgtcgggttctccgacgtctctggttcttccacttccacatcaatctgaagtagacgcggtcgtttgagattcataataacctatcgtctggaggctcacacagcttttggccgtgataatatatattatatattatatgatatagatatctatgtataatatgggtttctaagagccattgcgatacatccaccgtaaacagagcgcatggtaccgtgcctacaagctgctcagggccaggtgataatatatattatatattatatgatatagatatctatgtataatatgggtttctacgagccattgcgatacatccaccgtaaacagagcgcatggtactgtcagtggctacaagctgctcagggccacacccccacccccctccttgacctgctttgacacgcccaccgtatacagagcgcatggtagtggctacaagctgctcagggccacacccccacccccctccttgacctgccttgacacgcccaccaaaacagcgcgtttgggggaagctcaatgtgcgactgtttcggagtgactgtaactctgcaccacggctgaatttcggggacgtctttgaatactgtgtttgtggcccactaatacctatattaaagcatcataaaatagaatggcatgggatctttaaaccTGCACTCTGTGAGCTTTTCACTGTTCCACCAACAGCAGCCCCAGAGATGTCCCTGCCTGATCACCCAGACTAAAGGGCTTTAGAGGGAACAGCAGCGGTTGATTGAGCTGTGATGCATCTGTTTTTTCCTTGAAACGCCCCACTAAGAGAGTAATGTGTGCAGTGAAAAGGCGATTCGATTATATTCACTCATATGATTTGAAATGGATACTTACTAGAAATGCTCTCAAGAACTGTTGTATtataactagagctgtcagttaaacgcgttattaatggcgttaacgcaaaccaattttaacggcgttaaaatttttatcgcgcaattaacgcaatgattatataaaaaaaaaatatatatattttttttttttctttggcttaaaacaaagaagcagtagcttgactgctatgttcaaatgacatttgttcaaagcattcgtttaattgcactataggctctttttttgtatcgtcctgttttgatcagtatatggcaatgttgttatcaataaaaaataatttgcacaaggcaagccgatgcacttcaccatgttggtaagagaattaaaatgagaagaattatgggacaaaaaaatcaagggatatttagcatagaaaaataatttgtgattaattgcaattaatcgtgagttaactatgacattaattcgattaatcacgattaaatatttgaatcgcttgacagctctaattataACATAACTTACTCAGGCCAGTATACAAACCTGATTGTTCTCAGAGATTGGTTCTAGTAaagcatgcgtgcgtgtgggtgggtgcgtgcatgcagggtgcagggtgcaggcatgcatgcgtgtgtgcgtgtgtgggtgcgtgcttgcgtgcgtgcgtgcagggtGCGGgcatgcctgcgtgcgtgcgtgcgtgcgtccttgcgtgcgtgcgtgcgtgcgtgcgtgcgtgcgtgcgtgcgtgcgtgcgtgcgtgcgtgcgtgcgtgcgtgcgtgcgtgtgggctCTATGATCAGTCCTCCCGTacctcctccagcttcttctGCCTCTTGAGGAGCTCCTGCTCCAGGGGGGAGACCTTCctcctggcctcctcctcctgccgtTTCTGCCgccccctctgctctctcttgcGGGCTTCCAGCACGCGCTGTAGCTCTGGCTTGGgctccgcccccccgccgcccctgGGCCGCGAGAAGACACCTCAGCACACCACATCACCTCGCGTATCAGTGCACAACATCTCACAACACAGGGGTTCATTGATCAATATGTGTActcatgtttgtgtttatctgCATGTTTTTTCAGATGTTTCTTTCTGATTTATATTCCTGTATCTTCATGTTCATATTTTCAGTGTACTTTATTACCGTGCTAACGTTCTATTACTAATATTATTTTCCCTCTTGAGCCGGGCACTtctctgaatctgaatcttaaAGAGCTAGACACATGATCATGAATGCACTGCAAATAAAAGAACCAATGTTCATTCATGTGATCCTAAACAAACCAAGACTGGTTTGGGCTGGTTTCACAACCACACAAGTCTCCTTCGTGGGCTGAAGCAAGGTTTGTTTAAAGCAAGGGTAGGCAATTcggagaaaccagccagagtgaGCTAGATTATGAAAGTATCCAACTGAAAAATCCCATCCTCCCTTCAGtcctccctccaaagccactcccccaaaacacatgactagctcgctagcttagCCTCGGGTCTGCCTAGCCGTGTGGAGGACCCTGGTCATCACCAATGAGTGACAGGCAGAGTGCACTCA encodes the following:
- the si:ch211-236d3.4 gene encoding protein FAM107B — encoded protein: MADRFTSSFYCPRELLHKSASAHAALQWEGEQEAQGSLRHPPADGFVPQPDYMDAEDAQDLIKPRKLVNPVKSSKSHQDLHKELLMRGGGGAEPKPELQRVLEARKREQRGRQKRQEEEARRKVSPLEQELLKRQKKLEELERQQEKDQEDMEKAPEFVKVKEKLRRTSFHSKDEKMM